One Brachybacterium aquaticum genomic region harbors:
- a CDS encoding CidA/LrgA family protein yields the protein MSRAVALPPVLLGLVILLVAQLAGSAASELLGLPVPGVVLGLLLLVVLGVVRWTRPVVRAAEPAATPLLQHLQLLFVPPGVGIVLELRTLVENALPLALAVVGSFVAALLVSGWLLQALLRRQDRRRGNGAGPSADGPAGPGGPAAPDGPAAPGGPAAPGDPAGPTAPGQAPA from the coding sequence ATGTCCCGCGCCGTCGCCCTGCCTCCCGTGCTGCTGGGCCTGGTGATCCTGCTGGTCGCCCAGCTGGCCGGGTCCGCCGCGTCGGAGCTGCTGGGCCTGCCGGTGCCCGGAGTGGTGCTCGGCCTGCTCCTGCTGGTGGTGCTGGGCGTGGTGCGCTGGACCCGGCCGGTGGTCCGCGCTGCCGAGCCCGCCGCCACCCCGCTCCTGCAGCACCTGCAGCTGCTGTTCGTGCCGCCCGGTGTCGGGATCGTCCTCGAGCTGCGCACCCTCGTCGAGAACGCGCTGCCGCTCGCACTCGCCGTGGTCGGCTCCTTCGTCGCGGCGCTGCTGGTCTCGGGCTGGCTGCTGCAGGCGCTGCTGCGCCGGCAGGACCGGCGGCGGGGGAACGGGGCGGGCCCGTCGGCCGACGGACCCGCTGGCCCCGGTGGACCCGCTGCTCCCGACGGACCAGCTGCCCCCGGCGGACCCGCTGCCCCCGGCGACCCCGCCGGGCCGACCGCTCCCGGGCAGGCTCCCGCATGA
- a CDS encoding GNAT family N-acetyltransferase codes for MTAPPTADHPPAVRPPGARPPAALAFPLCTARLALRPFEMADVEAAHRVYGDPEVMRYVAHGEPWSRTETERALQGYRAHQAAHGYAFWVVIERESGELIGDAGLERTAHGVELGYTLARSCWGRGLATEAARAVVEAAVGPLGLVRPPAGLVALVDLRHPASAAVLEKLGFALGPTVTAFGRPHRRFTLQR; via the coding sequence GTGACCGCTCCCCCGACCGCCGACCATCCGCCCGCCGTCCGTCCACCCGGCGCCCGTCCGCCCGCCGCCCTGGCCTTCCCGCTGTGCACCGCGCGCCTCGCCCTGCGCCCCTTCGAGATGGCCGACGTCGAGGCCGCGCATCGCGTCTACGGGGACCCGGAGGTGATGCGGTACGTCGCTCACGGCGAGCCGTGGTCCCGCACGGAGACGGAGCGGGCGCTGCAGGGCTACCGCGCCCACCAGGCCGCGCACGGCTACGCGTTCTGGGTGGTGATCGAGCGGGAGTCCGGTGAGCTGATCGGCGATGCCGGGCTCGAGCGCACCGCGCACGGGGTGGAGCTCGGCTATACCCTGGCCCGCAGCTGCTGGGGACGGGGCCTCGCGACCGAGGCGGCGCGTGCCGTGGTCGAGGCCGCGGTCGGGCCACTGGGACTGGTGCGCCCGCCAGCCGGGCTGGTGGCGCTGGTGGACCTGCGCCACCCCGCCTCCGCGGCAGTGCTCGAGAAGCTCGGCTTCGCCCTGGGGCCGACGGTGACCGCGTTCGGCCGCCCGCACCGCCGCTTCACCCTCCAGCGCTGA